In Acidobacteriota bacterium, a single genomic region encodes these proteins:
- a CDS encoding protein kinase — translation MPIANGSKLGPYEIVAPAGAGGMGEVYRAKDTRLDRTVAIKVLPQHLSADVHLRERFEREARAVSSLQHPHICVLHDIGEQDGVGFLVMEYLEGETLADRLLKGPLPAEQALRYATEIADALDRAHRAGIIHRDLKPANIMLTKGGAKILDFGLAKGQTQAMASSAMTAMVSALVTQTKPLTAEGSIVGTFQYMAPETLEGGEADARSDIFSFGAVLYEMLTGKRAFSGKTQASVIAAVLASEPPPISTLQPMTPPALERVVRTCLAKDPDERFQSAHDVVLQLKWIADAGSQAGVPAPVVVKRKQRERIAWALAGVAMLAAIFFAAMYWRGQGEKPQIVRAVLADSSARLISTGDNAGPPVLSPDGKYMLYAAMDPAGRPVLFLRPTSALVGSVLLNSEDAKFPFWAPDSRSFGYFQAGKVRLTDIAGNPPVAVADAPDGRGAWWAPDGTVLYTPDTRAAIFRVPATGGAPQAVTQLDKGYTTHRWPQMLPDGKHFIYFSGDHNNVRNENAGVYFASLDGKEKKLLVRSFTGAHFASGYLLFLRESSLFAQRFDAAKGELQGEAQALAQNVNFDITTWRGVFSASDSGLLVYQSGGGTLGTKIQWFDRGGKLLGTVAGAAYVSDARLSPDGKRIAAGLGEANSDIWVLDLVRGTRNRLTFQGGPNAGASWSPDGKQVLFMSGRSGHLNLYVKPADGGGEEQALLPPPASDRILGEMTRDGKYVVYFEGSAGGDTDIWAVPMQGERKPFKVIASPVFDTDPTVSPDGQWIAYASNSSGRADIYVSRFPDGTGKWQVSTVGGAVPRWSPDGKELFYIAPDRTMMRVAVGTNGNSFEPGPATALFRSNAVSSPTYSYELAPDGKRFLINAMDEQGSLPLVVVVNWKAELKK, via the coding sequence ATGCCCATCGCGAACGGCAGCAAACTTGGACCGTACGAGATCGTTGCTCCCGCCGGCGCCGGCGGCATGGGCGAGGTCTATCGCGCGAAAGATACCCGGCTCGATCGCACCGTCGCCATCAAAGTGCTGCCGCAACATCTTTCCGCGGACGTGCACCTGCGCGAGCGCTTCGAACGCGAGGCGCGCGCGGTGAGTTCGCTGCAACATCCGCACATCTGCGTGCTGCACGATATCGGGGAACAGGATGGGGTCGGCTTCCTGGTGATGGAATACCTCGAAGGTGAGACGCTCGCTGACCGCCTGCTGAAAGGCCCCCTTCCCGCCGAGCAGGCGCTGCGCTATGCCACCGAGATCGCAGATGCGCTCGATCGCGCGCATCGCGCCGGCATCATCCATCGCGACCTCAAGCCCGCGAACATCATGCTGACCAAGGGGGGAGCGAAGATACTCGACTTCGGTCTCGCCAAAGGACAGACCCAGGCCATGGCCTCGAGTGCGATGACGGCGATGGTGTCAGCCTTAGTCACCCAGACCAAGCCGCTCACCGCGGAAGGGTCCATCGTAGGGACGTTCCAATACATGGCGCCGGAGACGCTCGAAGGCGGCGAAGCCGACGCGCGCTCCGATATCTTCAGCTTCGGCGCGGTGCTCTATGAAATGTTGACCGGCAAGCGCGCCTTCAGCGGCAAGACGCAAGCCAGCGTGATCGCGGCAGTGCTGGCGAGCGAGCCGCCGCCCATCTCGACCTTGCAGCCGATGACGCCGCCGGCGCTCGAGCGCGTGGTGCGTACGTGTCTGGCGAAGGATCCGGACGAGCGCTTCCAGTCCGCCCACGATGTGGTGTTGCAGCTCAAGTGGATCGCCGACGCCGGCTCGCAAGCGGGCGTGCCGGCGCCGGTCGTGGTCAAGCGCAAGCAGCGCGAGCGCATCGCGTGGGCGCTGGCGGGCGTTGCCATGCTCGCGGCCATCTTCTTTGCGGCGATGTATTGGCGCGGCCAGGGCGAGAAACCCCAGATCGTGCGCGCGGTGCTGGCAGATTCATCCGCCCGGCTGATCTCTACCGGAGACAACGCGGGGCCGCCCGTCCTCTCGCCCGACGGCAAGTACATGTTGTATGCCGCGATGGACCCGGCGGGCCGCCCGGTCCTCTTTCTGCGGCCCACCTCGGCGCTGGTGGGCAGCGTGCTGCTGAATAGCGAAGACGCCAAGTTTCCCTTCTGGGCCCCAGATTCGAGATCGTTCGGGTATTTTCAGGCTGGCAAGGTGCGTTTGACGGACATCGCCGGGAATCCACCGGTGGCAGTAGCGGACGCACCCGATGGCCGCGGCGCCTGGTGGGCGCCCGATGGCACGGTGCTCTACACCCCTGACACCCGCGCGGCTATCTTCCGCGTGCCCGCAACCGGCGGTGCGCCCCAGGCGGTCACGCAGCTGGACAAGGGTTACACCACCCATCGCTGGCCGCAGATGCTGCCCGATGGCAAACACTTCATCTATTTTTCCGGCGACCACAACAACGTGCGCAACGAGAACGCCGGCGTCTACTTCGCCTCCCTCGACGGCAAAGAGAAGAAGTTGCTGGTGCGTTCCTTCACCGGGGCGCACTTCGCCAGTGGCTACCTGCTGTTCCTGCGAGAGAGCTCGCTCTTCGCGCAGCGCTTCGATGCGGCCAAGGGCGAGTTGCAGGGCGAGGCCCAGGCGCTGGCACAGAATGTGAACTTTGACATCACCACCTGGCGCGGCGTGTTCAGCGCGTCGGATAGCGGACTGCTGGTGTACCAATCCGGTGGCGGCACGCTGGGGACGAAGATCCAGTGGTTCGACCGCGGCGGCAAGCTGCTGGGAACGGTGGCGGGCGCGGCCTATGTGAGTGATGCGCGGCTCTCGCCCGACGGCAAGCGGATCGCCGCCGGCCTGGGTGAAGCAAACTCCGATATTTGGGTGCTCGACCTGGTGCGCGGCACCCGCAACCGTCTTACTTTCCAGGGTGGACCCAACGCGGGGGCGAGCTGGTCACCCGACGGCAAGCAGGTATTGTTCATGTCCGGACGCAGCGGACATTTGAATCTCTATGTGAAGCCGGCAGACGGCGGCGGCGAGGAGCAGGCGTTGCTGCCGCCCCCGGCCAGCGATCGCATCCTCGGCGAAATGACCCGCGACGGCAAGTACGTGGTCTACTTCGAAGGCTCTGCCGGCGGCGACACCGATATCTGGGCCGTGCCGATGCAAGGCGAGCGCAAGCCCTTTAAAGTGATCGCCAGTCCGGTGTTCGATACCGACCCTACGGTCTCTCCCGACGGCCAGTGGATCGCCTATGCCTCCAATTCCAGCGGCCGCGCGGATATCTATGTGAGCCGCTTCCCCGATGGGACCGGCAAGTGGCAGGTGTCGACGGTGGGCGGCGCCGTGCCGCGCTGGAGTCCAGACGGCAAAGAGCTCTTCTACATCGCGCCGGACCGTACCATGATGCGCGTGGCGGTGGGCACGAACGGCAACAGCTTTGAGCCCGGTCCGGCGACCGCACTCTTCCGCAGCAACGCGGTCTCGAGCCCCACGTATTCCTACGAGCTGGCGCCCGACGGCAAGCGCTTCCTCATCAATGCCATGGACGAGCAAGGCTCACTGCCCCTGGTGGTGGTGGTGAACTGGAAGGCGGAGCTGAAGAAGTAG
- a CDS encoding serine/threonine-protein kinase has translation MPITIGTKLGPYEIVDAIGAGGMGEVYRAKDTRLDRMVAIKVLPEHVSNDPELKARFDREARALSAFQHPHICTLYDIGEQDGIVFLVMEYIEGETLATRLERGPLPTEQLLRIAIDVAGALDKAHRQGVIHRDLKPSNIMLTKAGAKLLDFGLAKERKSPMSANAMTAMVSALVTQTQPLTARGTIVGTFQYMAPEQVEGSEADARSDIFAFGAILYEMATGKRAFDGKTQASVIAAILASEPKPITTISPTAPAALDHVIRTCLAKDPDERFQSAHDMLLQLRFIANETASSASVRAVVAVPRKRIWKDARIAWAAAALLLIAAAAAGIAWWRLASAPRLVTRAVLLPPEKLQLDITGDFAGPAVISPDGAQVAFVGHADGGKGLWVRPLNALTAHRVDGADGAAWPFWSADSKQLAFFADAKLKRIPVGGGPVTVLADANNARGGAWSKDNVIVFAPEFRSGLVKVSAAGGAVTPVKPLDEPKHTTLRWPVFLPDGKHLLYLATNHNGGDAQANGVYWMSLDGKEDHLVVPSDSGALYADGKLIFHAGTALMAQPFDQASGKLTGDPATLLDGVQFDSGTWRMVASVSETGTLVYHLGGFAAMGQELAWFDRTGKEVARRLPRESYRDPTISPDGKRIAVSLGDPLRTIWILDVEKGMRSRLTFDPLIHIDPAWTPDGKYVAYTNGAPPNSTVHWKRADGSTPDEALVEEKGASIGQVTFSPDGKYAIYLRNTGPTGNGIYAIPLAGERTPFAVVRAASPQTLVSYPRVSPDGHWLAYTSNESGREQVYVTAFPGGQGKWQISAAGGAVPLWRKDGKEMYFWGLDGNVHAAPVSTVGTQFNPGQPQPLFRIGQSITVGRPFDVFPDGQRFLIPIVPTDTSAPIHLLLNWPAELESKK, from the coding sequence ATGCCCATCACCATCGGGACCAAGCTCGGCCCTTACGAGATCGTGGACGCCATCGGCGCCGGTGGCATGGGCGAGGTCTATCGCGCCAAGGACACCAGACTCGACCGCATGGTCGCCATCAAAGTCCTGCCGGAGCACGTCTCCAATGATCCCGAGTTGAAAGCGCGCTTCGATCGCGAGGCGCGGGCACTGTCCGCCTTCCAGCATCCGCACATCTGCACGCTCTACGACATCGGTGAACAAGACGGCATCGTCTTCCTCGTCATGGAATACATCGAAGGTGAGACGCTGGCCACGCGGCTCGAGCGTGGCCCGCTGCCGACGGAGCAGTTGCTCCGCATCGCCATCGACGTTGCCGGCGCGCTCGATAAAGCGCATCGCCAGGGAGTGATCCATCGCGACCTGAAGCCCAGCAACATCATGCTGACGAAAGCGGGTGCGAAGCTGCTCGATTTCGGTCTCGCGAAAGAGCGCAAGAGCCCGATGTCCGCCAACGCGATGACGGCCATGGTGTCAGCTTTAGTCACCCAAACGCAGCCACTCACCGCGCGCGGCACCATCGTGGGAACGTTCCAGTACATGGCGCCCGAGCAGGTGGAAGGCAGCGAGGCGGATGCGCGGTCCGATATCTTTGCGTTTGGCGCCATCCTCTATGAGATGGCGACGGGCAAGCGCGCCTTCGATGGCAAGACGCAAGCCTCGGTGATCGCCGCGATCCTGGCTTCCGAGCCGAAGCCCATCACCACCATCTCGCCCACGGCGCCGGCGGCGCTCGACCACGTCATCCGGACGTGTTTGGCGAAGGATCCGGACGAGCGTTTTCAGTCGGCGCACGACATGCTCCTCCAGCTGCGCTTCATCGCCAACGAGACGGCGAGCTCGGCGAGCGTGCGGGCGGTCGTCGCCGTGCCGCGCAAGCGTATCTGGAAAGATGCGCGCATCGCGTGGGCCGCGGCGGCATTGCTGCTCATTGCTGCTGCCGCGGCGGGGATCGCATGGTGGCGACTGGCCTCCGCGCCGAGACTGGTGACACGCGCGGTGCTGCTGCCGCCGGAGAAATTGCAGCTCGATATCACTGGAGATTTTGCCGGTCCGGCGGTGATCTCTCCCGACGGCGCGCAGGTGGCGTTCGTCGGGCACGCCGATGGCGGCAAGGGGCTCTGGGTGCGTCCGCTGAACGCGCTCACCGCGCACCGTGTGGACGGCGCCGACGGCGCGGCGTGGCCGTTCTGGTCGGCAGACAGCAAGCAGCTTGCTTTCTTTGCGGATGCCAAGCTGAAGCGCATCCCGGTGGGTGGTGGTCCGGTGACGGTGCTTGCTGACGCCAACAATGCGCGCGGCGGCGCGTGGAGTAAAGACAACGTGATCGTCTTCGCGCCTGAGTTCCGCAGCGGCCTGGTGAAGGTGAGCGCGGCCGGCGGCGCGGTGACGCCGGTCAAACCGCTGGACGAGCCCAAGCACACTACCCTGCGTTGGCCCGTCTTCCTTCCCGACGGCAAGCACCTGCTCTATCTCGCCACCAACCACAACGGTGGCGATGCGCAAGCCAACGGCGTCTACTGGATGTCGCTCGATGGGAAAGAAGATCACCTCGTGGTGCCTTCGGATTCGGGCGCGCTCTACGCTGACGGCAAGCTGATCTTCCATGCGGGGACGGCGCTCATGGCGCAGCCCTTCGATCAGGCCAGCGGCAAGCTGACCGGCGATCCCGCCACGCTGCTCGATGGCGTGCAATTCGATTCTGGGACGTGGCGCATGGTGGCCAGCGTTTCCGAGACCGGCACTCTCGTCTACCACCTCGGCGGCTTCGCCGCGATGGGACAAGAGCTGGCATGGTTTGACCGCACCGGCAAAGAAGTCGCCCGCCGGCTGCCGCGCGAGAGCTATCGCGATCCCACCATCTCCCCCGATGGCAAACGTATCGCGGTGAGCCTCGGCGATCCGCTGCGCACCATCTGGATCCTCGACGTGGAGAAAGGCATGCGCTCGCGGTTGACGTTCGATCCGCTCATCCATATCGATCCGGCGTGGACGCCGGATGGAAAATACGTGGCCTACACCAATGGCGCGCCTCCGAACTCCACCGTCCACTGGAAGCGCGCCGATGGCAGCACCCCGGACGAGGCGCTGGTCGAGGAAAAAGGTGCGTCGATCGGCCAGGTGACCTTCTCGCCGGACGGCAAGTACGCGATCTACCTCCGCAACACCGGGCCCACCGGGAACGGCATCTATGCCATTCCGCTTGCCGGCGAGCGCACCCCGTTCGCGGTGGTGAGAGCCGCGTCGCCGCAAACGCTGGTCAGTTATCCGCGCGTCTCCCCCGATGGTCACTGGCTCGCGTACACCTCGAATGAGAGTGGACGCGAGCAGGTCTATGTCACGGCCTTCCCCGGCGGCCAGGGCAAGTGGCAGATATCCGCGGCCGGCGGCGCGGTGCCGTTGTGGCGAAAAGACGGCAAGGAGATGTACTTCTGGGGTCTCGACGGCAACGTGCATGCCGCGCCCGTCTCGACCGTGGGAACACAGTTCAATCCCGGCCAGCCGCAGCCCCTGTTCCGCATCGGCCAGTCGATCACGGTCGGGCGTCCGTTCGATGTTTTTCCCGACGGCCAGCGCTTCCTCATCCCCATCGTTCCGACCGATACTTCCGCGCCCATCCATCTGCTGCTGAACTGGCCGGCGGAACTGGAGAGCAAGAAGTAA